One genomic segment of Helianthus annuus cultivar XRQ/B chromosome 14, HanXRQr2.0-SUNRISE, whole genome shotgun sequence includes these proteins:
- the LOC110905016 gene encoding uncharacterized protein LOC110905016 produces the protein MSTLIGLNLDKYIDGKTEPPPETLQDKPNPNYRLWFRQDQILLGALLGSCSETIQPIVTSATTSLQLFQRLTECFASVSRSRVISLKSRLGKNPQGTRPVAEFLHEMKAIVDELALANSPINDEDLTVHITNQLGDDYKNLTAAIKARDSPITFSELFAKLVDHECSLKENSQPPLISTVNNTYKQPGRSNSRASYDQRYQNRPSHYGPRSNKYQSSNSGLTQPSRTNRNSLFCSFCNITGHVTKDCRKMTRFLQENNVTISSGPSANPGWSTLRRLARLYRHPLGCLTQVPRIMQPLTAPHCTLYRNMEGRTKLC, from the coding sequence ATGTCCACACTAATTGGCCTCAATCTCGACAAATACATCGACGGTAAAACCGAACCACCCCCAGAAACGCTACAAGACAAACCAAATCCTAATTACCGTCTCTGGTTTCGTCAAGACCAGATTCTCCTTGGCGCACTTCTCGGAAGTTGCTCAGAAACCATTCAACCGATTGTCACCTCTGCAACAACCTCTCTGCAACTATTCCAACGCCTAACCGAGTGTTTTGCAAGCGTCTCAAGATCACGTGTTATCTCTCTAAAATCCAGACTCGGTAAAAACCCTCAAGGAACAAGACCAGTGGCCGAATTTCTTCACGAGATGAAGGCCATTGTTGATGAACTTGCCCTAGCAAACAGTCCAATCAATGATGAAGACCTAACCGTGCATATCACCAATCAATTAGGTGATGATTACAAGAACCTAACTGCTGCAATCAAAGCACGGGACTCACCCATCACCTTCTCTGAACTATTTGCTAAACTTGTGGACCATGAATGCTCATTGAAAGAGAACTCCCAGCCACCCCTAATTTCCACAGTGAACAATACGTATAAACAACCTGGTCGCTCTAATTCTAGGGCTTCTTATGACCAGAGATACCAAAACAGGCCCAGTCATTATGGGCCCAGATCCAACAAATACCAAAGTTCAAACAGTGGGCTAACCCAACCCTCACGGACTAACCGAAACTCTTTGTTTTGTTCTTTTTGCAATATCACAGGGCATGTAACGAAGGACTGTAGGAAGATGACACGTTTTCTACAAGAAAATAATGTTACCATATCCTCGGGTCCATCAGCCAACCCAGGATGGTCAACACTTCGACGGCTAGCTCGTCTCTACCGACACCCCCTTGGATGTTTGACACAGGTGCCTCGGATCATGCAGCCCCTAACCGCTCCTCATTGCACACTTTATCGGAATATGGAGGGCCGGACGAAATTGTGTTAG